In the Bacillus sp. HSf4 genome, ATCCAAACACCGCCGCAGCAGCGACAACTTTTAAGGTAACACCCAAGCCTTCCAGGATGAAAGGCATCTCAGGTATTGTACTAGAAAAATCAAGAAAATTCATGATGATGACTCTCCCTCTCCCGCCTCAGGTAAAAGAGGCGTACAATCACTTTAGAAAAAAAAGTTCAACAAAAAGTTGAACTTTTCATGCTTACTTTTTTGTTTCTCCGCCGAACCATTTTTCTTTCAGCTTATCAAGTTCTCCGCTTTTCTCCATTTCTTCAAGCGCTTTGTTGAACTTCTCGGTCAAATCGCTTCCCTTTTTGAAGGCGATCGCAGAGCCGGCTTTTTCATCCGGTTCTTTCGGCAGATTGTAACCAACCAGTTCTTCATTTTTATCAATATATTTTTCGGCAACGATATCTTCAATGATTGCTGCGTCAAAGCGGCCCGCTTTGATTTCTTCAGTTAAATCCGAGATGCGGTTGCGGTTTTCCACTTTTAAGTTGTAGTCAGAAGTCAGTTCCTTCGCTTTTTCTTCCTGGATGGAGCCAAGCTGCACGCCGACCGTCTTACCTTTCAGGTCATCAAGCGATTTGATGCCGCTCGATTTTTTTGTGACGATCATGTTGTGGGCCGTATAGTAAACCTTTGAGAAATCAACTTGCTTTTTCCGTTTTGGAGTCGGTGTCATGCCTGACAGCACAATGTCTACCTTATTTGTTTTCAGCGCTGTCACCAAACCGTTGAAGTCCATGTCCTTGACTTCGATTTCATGACCGGTTTTTTTGGCAAGCGCTTTGGCCAAATCGACGTCAAAACCGACGATCTTGTCTCCGTCCTTCGATTCAAACGGCGGATAATCGGCAGAAGTTCCCATGACCAGCGTTTTTTTATCTTCAGAGCTGCTTGTCCCGCAAGCTGCTAAAGCCAATGTGATACAAGCTGTTACCAACAGCAACATCCATTTTTTCATGTTGTATATCCCCCTGCAATTCTTTTGAATATTTATTCGTTGTTATGTATTTTAAACATTTTTCGAGCCTATTGCAATACTTTTTGAAAAATTACTTATAATCCCTTTTATACGCCTTGTTGAAACAACCGAAACAGAACCTTACCCGCCTGTCATATTGCATATAAATAGAATTTTTATACACAAAAAAAGGCCTGCCGCAAATGATCGGCAGGCGTGTGTTCTTATACTTCTTCACAATATTCTTCAAACAATCCTTGAAGCTTCGTGATGACAGCCATCGGCTCATAGCCTTCTATTTCATGGCGTTCCACCATTTTTACAATTTTGCCGTCCTTTAATAAAGCAAATGACGGGGAGGAAGGCGGATACCCTTCAAAATATTCTCTTGCTCTTGCGGTGGCTTCTTTATCCTGCCCCGCAAATACGGTGACAAGCTGGTCGGGCCGCTTGTCATAATGAACTGCGTGATATGCGGCAGGGCGTGCGATTCCCCCGGCGCAGCCGCAGACTGAGTTGACCATGACAAGTGTAGTGCCTTTTTTCGTCAGCGCCTCGTCCACTTCTTCTGCACTTTTAAGCTCCTGGTAGCCGGCTGCCGTTATTTCCTGTCTGGCTTGGCGGACGACATCATTCATAAATAAATTAAAATCCATGTTCACCTTAAGATCTCTCCTTTTTAGCCGCTTTAGAACCAAGCAGCTGTATGATCCATCTTTTCTAATGATACTTGGAAACCGTTCATACCGCAAATCAGGTGTTTCATTTCCCCTTCAAGGGTTTATCGGTTTAAGCAATCGGGGAAAAATAAACAAACAGACGACTTACAGACAAAGGAGAGCAAAATGGATCGACGGAAAGCCTTATTGATTTATAACGGCAATGCCGGACAAAAAAACGTTGAAAAAACGCTCGGTACAGCGGTGCCGATTCTTTCCCAAGCCATAGATGAGCTGATTGTGAAGCAGACAAGACAAAAGCATGATGCATTCCGTTTTTGCCGGCACATCAGCGAAGATATCGAGCAGATTTATATTTTAGGCGGAGACGGGACGGTCCATGAATGCATCAACGGTCTCAGTCCGCTTGCGGTGAAGCCTGAGATCGGCATTCTTCCCGGCGGGACCTGCAACGATTTTTCACGGGCGCTCCAGATTCCGCAAAATATCGGGCAAGCGGCGGAAACACTTGTCAATGGTCACACCGTTGCCGTCGATGTGCTCAAGACGGAAAGCCATTACTGTTTAAACTTTTGGGGCATCGGCTTGATTACGGAAGCCTCAAGCCGGATCAATCAAACGGAAAAAGCGCTGTTGGGGAGGCTTAGCTATTTCACAAGTGCATTGCGGACAATCTCCGGCCTTAAGCCATTCCCCTTTAAGATGTCCATTGACGGAGAAAATCTGACAGATGAAGCGGTAATGATTATGGTGCTGAATGGCCATTTTATCGGCACGAGCCGCATTCCGCTTCAGGGGGCAAGCATTTGTGACGGCAAAGCCGAAATCCTTGTATGCAGAAATACGAATCTGGCTGCATTAAAAGAGCTCTTCTCCATGGAAGAACCAGAGCTGGAACCATTTAAAGGAGAGCTTTCATACTATCAAGGCAAGTCCATCAAAGTAGAAACGGCAGCGGAAATGGACGCTGATACGGATGGGGAAATCTGCACAAAAGCGCCGGCTTCGATTGATGTGCTTAAGGGGCATCTGCGGATGCTTGCACCGGCAAATAGAGAAAAAAGCTGATCCGTTAAAGGGATCAGCTTTTTTTTTAATAAACAGATGTATTCTCATCGATATGTTCAAGGATCTCTTTTACTCGGGCCAGGAATCGACCGCAGATCAGACCGTCGAGCACCCTGTGATCGAGTGACAGACAGAGATTGACCATATCTCTGACAGCGATCATGCCGTGGTCCATAACGACCGGACGCTTCACAATCGATTCAACCTGGAGGATGGCCGCCTGCGGATGGTTGATGATCCCCATGGACTGGACGGAGCCGAACGAACCGGTATTGTTCACCGTAAACGTCCCGCCTGACATATCAGCGCTTGTCAGCTTACCGGTTCGCACCTTATTCGCCAGCTCGGTGATTTCTCTGGCGATGCCCTTGATTGTTTTTTCATCGGCATGTTTGATGACAGGCACATACAAGGCATCTTCCGTCGCCACGGCGATGGAGATGTTGATGTCTTTTTTCTGAATGATTTTATCGTCGGCCCACATGCTGTTGACCTGCGGGAATTCTTTCAGCGCTTGCGCAACCGCTTTGACGAAGAAAGCAAAAAAGGTCAGGTTGAAGCCTTCTTTCTTTTTAAATTCGTCTTTTATTTTGTTGCGGTAGCTGACAAGGCTTGTGACATCGACCTCCATCATCGTCCAGGCGTGAGGAATTTCATGCTTGCTCTTGACCATATTGGAAGCAATGGCGTTGCGGATGCCTGTGACCGGAATTTCGATATCGCCCGCTGCGCTTTGAGGCGCAGGGCTCTCTTTTCGCGCAGGTTCTGGGGTCGGCGCCGCCTGTTCGGCCGGCTGATGATCAACTGCCGGCTCTTTTGCAGGTGTCACACCGGAGTCGATGATTTGCTGAATATCCTTCCTTGTAATCCTCCCGCCTTTGCCGGTGCCTTCCACCTGCTCCAAATCAATGTTATGCTCCCCGGCAAGCCGTAAAACGGCAGGTGAAAAGCGTTTTTTATTCGATGTATCCGCGGGTGCCTGCTGCCGCCCTGCCGCTTCTTTCGGTTCTTCTGAAGCTGAAGGGGTCTCCTCTTTTGTTGTTTCATTTGTTTCGACTTTGCAGATAATGTCTCCAACCTGCAAGGTCTCTCCTTCTTTTCCGACGAGCTCGGTAATCGTCCCGGTAAAAGAGGAAGGCACTTCAGCATTGACTTTATCTGTCATCACTTCGGCGATCGGGTCGTATTTGTTGACATGATCCCCGACGCTGACGAGCCATTTGCTGATCGTCCCCTCGGTGACGCTTTCTCCGAGCTGGGGCATTGTCATCTGTTCCACTGCCATACGATTGTCCTCCTTATGTGTTTAAAACTCGGCCAGTTCTCTCATTGCCGCTTCTGCTTTATCAGGATTGACCATAAAATATTTTTCCATTGTCGGCGCATACGGCATAGCCGGGACATCCGGTCCGGCCAACCGCTTAATCGGCGCGTCCAAATCGAACAAGCAATGCTCTGAAATGATGGCCGCCACTTCGCTCATGACGCTGCCTTCTTTCGTATCCTCGGTGATGAGAAGAACTTTGCCCGTTTTCGATGCCGCTTCAATGATCGCTTCCTTATCAAGCGGATAAACCGTTCTTAAATCAAGGATATGGGCGGAAATTCCGTCTTTTTCAAGCCTTTCTGCCGCCTGAAGCGCAAAGTGGACGCAAAGCCCGTACGTAATCACGGTGATATCGTCGCCTTCCCGTTTGACATCGGCTTTGCCGATCGGCAGTACATAGTCGTCATCCGGCACTTCGCCTTTGATCAGGCGGTAGGCACGTTTATGTTCAAAGAAGAGCACCGGATCTTCATCGCGAATCGCCGCCTTTAAAAGCCCCTTCACATCATAAGGCGTTGACGGCATGACAATTTTCAGCCCCGGCTGGTTGGCAAACACGGCTTCAACCGACTGTGAATGGTACAGCGCGCCGTGCACGCCTCCGCCGTAAGGTGCGCGGATGACGATCGGACAGTTCCAGTCATTGTTAGAGCGGTAGCGGATTTTTGCCGCTTCGGAAATAATCTGGTTGACAGCGGGCATGATAAAATCAGCAAACTGCATTTCGGCGACCGGTCTCATCCCGTACATGGCAGCCCCGATTCCGACGCCGGCGATCGCGGATTCCGCCAATGGCGTATCCATGACCCGCTCTTCTCCAAACTGGTCGTAAAGGCCGGCAGTCGCCTTAAACACGCCGCCTTTTTTCCCGACATCTTCGCCTAAAACAAAGACGCGGGAATCCCTTTCCATTTCTTCTTTCAAAGCTAAAGTGACAGCATCTATATATGACATAACAGCCATTTGTGATTCCCCCTTACTCTGCGTAAACATGCCGCAGCGCCTCTTCAGGATCGGCATATGGGGCATGTTCGGCATAATCTGTTGCTTCATTGACAACATTTGTGATCTCGTCTGTCATTTCTTTTTCAGATTGCTCATCCAACAGGCCGGCATCTTTCAAGTATTGTGCGAATTTGATGATCGGGTCGTTTTTCTTCGCCTCCGCTACCTCTTCGCGCTCTCTGTAGCTTCTGTCATCATCATCACTTGAGTGCGGGGTCAGCCGGTATGAAATCGTTTCGATCAATGTCGGGCCTTCACCTCTTCCGGCACGTTCCCTCGCTTCTTTCACCGCTTTGTAAACTTCAAGAGGATCATTTCCGTCAACTGTCTGGCCGGGCATACCGTAGCCGACGGCGCGGTCGGAAATGTTCTCACAGGCCACTTGCTTTTCGTAAGGGACGGAAATCGCGTATTTGTTGTTTTCACACATGAAAATAACAGGAAGCTTATGAACAGCGGCAAAGTTTGCCCCTTCGTGAAAATCCCCCTGGTTTGAAGAGCCTTCTCCAAATGTGACAAATGTCGCGATATTTTGATTGTCAAGCCTGCCGGCAAGCGCTACGCCGACAGCGTGGGGCACTTGTGTCGTCACAGGTGAAGACCCTGTGACAATCCGGTTTTTCTTTTGGCCGAAGTGGCTCGGCATTTGTTTGCCTCCGGAGTTTGGGTCCTCCTTTTTCGCAAAGGCGGACAGCATCAAATCTTTTGCCGTCATGCCAAAAGCGAGCACCACCCCCATATCTCTGTAATACGGGAGGACATAGTCGTTGTCGCGGTCTAAAGCGAAAGCTGCACCAACCTGTGCCGCCTCCTGTCCTTGACAGGAAATAACAAAAGGAATTTTCCCGGCGCGGTTTAAGAGCCACATCCGCTCATCAAGCTTTCTGGCTAAAAGCATGGTTTTGTACATTTCGATTGCTTGTTCATCCGTTAATCCCACTGCTTCATGACGATTATTGCTCATGTTTTTCACTCCTTCATGCTTGTTAAAAATGAATCGCTTTTCCATCCACGCCAAGAGCGGCTTCTCCGATGGCTTCAGATAGCGTCGGGTGCGGATGGATTGTTTGGCCGACCTCCCACGGCGTCGCATCGAGCACCTTGGCGAGCCCCGCTTCAGCAATCATATCCGTCACATGCGGGCCGATCATATGGACGCCGAGAATGTCATCTGTGTCCTCGTCAGCGACAATTTTGACGAAGCCGGCTGATTCGCCGTAGACGAGCGCCTTGCCGACGGCCTGAAACGGAAATTTGCCGATTTTGATCTTCCGGCCTGCCGCCTTTGCCTCTTCCTCAGTCAAGCCGACAGACGCCGCCTCTGGACTGGAGTAGATGCACTTGGAAACAAGCGAGTAGTCAATGGCATGAGGCTGATTGCCGGCGATGTGTTCAACAGCGGTGATCCCTTCGTGGGAAGCCGCATGGGCAAGCTGCAATCCGCCGATGACGTCACCGATCGCATAGATATGGGACTCTTTTGTTTGATACATGCTGTTTGTCGCGATAAAGCCGTTTTCCACCTGTATATCCGTGTTTTCCAGGCCGATTCCTTCGACATTGGCCTGCCTTCCGACTGAAAGGAGCATTTTTTCAGCGGCAAAGTGTTGCGTATCTCCGCCTTTTTCTGCCTGTATGGTGACAGACTCCCCTTTTTCCAGAGTGTCAGGAAGCACTTTTGCCCCCGTGACAATCTTGATGCCTTTTTTCGTCAGCAGGGTTTGCATTTCTTTTGAAACGTCTGCATCTTCCGTCGGCAAAATCCGTTCGGCATATTCAAGCACCGTCACGTCAACACCGAAATCGGACAGCATGGAAGCCCACTCAATTCCGATGACACCGCCGCCGACGATCAAGATGGACTCCGGAAGACGCTCAAGCTCAAGCGCTTCATCAGATGTCATAATCCGTTCACCGTCCGGCTCGAGCCCCGAGAGCGAACGGGGCCTTGAACCGGTGGCGATGATGACGTTTTTAGGGACGAGCATTTCATTTTCTTCTCCGTTCGCCATCTCGACAGATACCGTGCCCGGCATCGGCGAAAATATCGACGGTCCGAGAATCCGCCCGATTCCTTCATATACGTCGATTTTCCCTTTTTTCATCAAATGTTTGACACCATTATAAAGCTGGTCAATAATCCTTTGTTTTCGTGTTTGAACCTGGGAAAACCGCAGTTCGGTTTCAGGAATCACCACTCCGAATTCTTCCGCTTTTTGCGCTGTCCGATACACCTCTGCGCTTCTCAAGAGCGCCTTTGACGGAATGCAGCCTTTATGAAGGCATGTGCCGCCAAGCTTCCCCTTTTCCACAACAGCTGTTTTAAGCCCCAGCTGAGATGCTCTGATGGCCGCCACATAGCCGCCTGTACCACCGCCAAGAATGACGAGATCGTATTCAGTTGCCATGACTTTCCCTCCTCTGGTTCGGATATTGTTTCGCCTTTTCTTCGCCGTTCAATACGCGAAAAGCGCCTTCAGCCAAAGCCTGCAGCTCATTTTCACCGGGTAAGACGACGACATCCGAAATCCAGTCTATGTATTTTCTGATCGAGGCAACAAATGATTTTCCATAAGCCAGCCCGCCCGTCAAAATGATGACATCGACTTCACCCTTTAAAATGGCGCTGGCAGCCCCGATTTCTTTGGCGATTTGATAAGCCATCGCTTCATAGATGAGCGCGGCTTTTCGATCGCCTTCCTTGATCATTTTTTCCACTTTTACGGCATCGGTCGTGCCGAGATAGCCGGCAAGCCCGCCGCCGCCAACGAGCATCTTCATGAGCTCGTCACGGGTATATTCGCCTGAGAAACACATATCGATCAGATCTCCGGCCGGAATGGTTCCGGCCCGCTCCGGACTGAGCGGACCTTCCCCGTGCAGGCCGTTGTTAACATCGATGACACGTCCATTGTAATGAACGCCTGTCGTAATCCCGCCACCCATATGGGTGATGATCATTTTCATATCTTCATACCGCTTTCCAAACTGCCAGGCCGCTTTTCGGGCGACCGCTTTTTGGTTGAGCGCATGGAAGATGCTTCTTCTTTCGATTGCCGGGGTTCCGGAAATTTTTGCGACGGGAGACATTTCATCGACGACAACGGGGTCGACGATAAAGGCCGGTATATTTAAGCCGTCGGCAATTTCCCTGGCGATGATCCCGCCAAGATTTGAAGCATGCTCGCCGGCATAGCCGTTTTTCAAATCCTCGATCATCGCGGCGTTCACTTCATATGTGCCGCCTTCAATCGGGCGGAGCAGACCTCCTCTTGCACAGACGGCGTTCAGTTTTGAAATATTGATGCCCTGTTCATGCAGCGTCTCCAAAACAGCCTGCTTTCTGAACGCATATTGATCAATGATGGTTTCGAATTGCTTTAGCTCTTCCTCGTCATGACGGATTGATTTTTCAAAAATGGAACGGTCATCGTGAAAAACGCCGATCTTAGTAGATGTTGATCCCGGATTGATGACGAGAATACGCTTTTCCTGTATTTGCATTTCCTTGAACCTCCAGTGTATATAGGGGGTGTAATTAACGTCTGCTTAAAATGTGATGGCCGTTTTGCAAAAATTGGCTTCTGGAATGGTGCATCCGTTCTATCCGCTCCTCAGCCAGACGGTCCGCCGCCAAGTAAGTTGGAATTCGATCGCGCTTAGAGATTTCCAGAACCCGTTCGATGTTTCCGTAAATCCCTTCGACTTTTTTCAGCGCGCGCTCTGCATTATAGCCGTATAGTTCGTCGGCGACATTGATGACGCCCCCGGCATTGATGACATAATCCGGTGCATAGACGATGCCCATGTCGTGGATCTGGTCCCCATGGCGGGTCTCTTTCAGCTGATTGTTGGCTGCTCCGGCAATGACTTTGGCCTTCAGCTGCGGAATCGTATCATCGTTGATCGTCGCTCCGAGTGCACACGGTGCATAGATATCACAATTCTGCGAATAAATATCATCAGGGTCGACGGCGCGGGCGCCGAAATCCGCGACGGCGCGCTCAACAGCTTCTTTGTTAATGTCGGTGACGATCAGTTTCGCGCCTTCTTCGTGAAGATGGCGGCAAAGATTGTAGGCAACATTGCCGACGCCTTGGACAGCAACGGTTTTTCCTGCAAGTGAATCCGTTCCAAACGCCTCTTTCGCTGCGGCTTTCATCCCTTTATACACACCGTAGGCTGTGACAGGCGACGGATTGCCCGAGGAACCGAAAGCCGGTGAAATGCCTGTGACAAAGTCTGTTTCATCATGAATGATATCCATATCTTCAACAGTAGTGCCGACGTCTTCTGCGGTAATGTATCTTCCGTTCAGTCCTTGAATGTAGCGGCCGAATGCCCGGAACATTTCTTCATTTTTATCTTTGCGCGGATCTCCGATGATGACCGTTTTGCCTCCTCCGAGATTCAATCCGGCCGCCGCGTTTTTATAGGTCATCCCCCGCGCCAGGCGAAGCGCATCTTCAATTGCGGCTTCTTCGCTTTCATATGTCCACATTCTCGTCCCGCCCAAAGCGGGTCCGAGCGTCGTATCATGAATCGCGATGATCGCTTTTAAACCGGACTGCTTAT is a window encoding:
- the bcd gene encoding branched-chain amino acid dehydrogenase; the protein is MELFRYMEQYDYEQLVFCQDKQSGLKAIIAIHDTTLGPALGGTRMWTYESEEAAIEDALRLARGMTYKNAAAGLNLGGGKTVIIGDPRKDKNEEMFRAFGRYIQGLNGRYITAEDVGTTVEDMDIIHDETDFVTGISPAFGSSGNPSPVTAYGVYKGMKAAAKEAFGTDSLAGKTVAVQGVGNVAYNLCRHLHEEGAKLIVTDINKEAVERAVADFGARAVDPDDIYSQNCDIYAPCALGATINDDTIPQLKAKVIAGAANNQLKETRHGDQIHDMGIVYAPDYVINAGGVINVADELYGYNAERALKKVEGIYGNIERVLEISKRDRIPTYLAADRLAEERIERMHHSRSQFLQNGHHILSRR
- a CDS encoding thiamine pyrophosphate-dependent dehydrogenase E1 component subunit alpha produces the protein MSNNRHEAVGLTDEQAIEMYKTMLLARKLDERMWLLNRAGKIPFVISCQGQEAAQVGAAFALDRDNDYVLPYYRDMGVVLAFGMTAKDLMLSAFAKKEDPNSGGKQMPSHFGQKKNRIVTGSSPVTTQVPHAVGVALAGRLDNQNIATFVTFGEGSSNQGDFHEGANFAAVHKLPVIFMCENNKYAISVPYEKQVACENISDRAVGYGMPGQTVDGNDPLEVYKAVKEARERAGRGEGPTLIETISYRLTPHSSDDDDRSYREREEVAEAKKNDPIIKFAQYLKDAGLLDEQSEKEMTDEITNVVNEATDYAEHAPYADPEEALRHVYAE
- a CDS encoding dihydrolipoamide acetyltransferase family protein → MAVEQMTMPQLGESVTEGTISKWLVSVGDHVNKYDPIAEVMTDKVNAEVPSSFTGTITELVGKEGETLQVGDIICKVETNETTKEETPSASEEPKEAAGRQQAPADTSNKKRFSPAVLRLAGEHNIDLEQVEGTGKGGRITRKDIQQIIDSGVTPAKEPAVDHQPAEQAAPTPEPARKESPAPQSAAGDIEIPVTGIRNAIASNMVKSKHEIPHAWTMMEVDVTSLVSYRNKIKDEFKKKEGFNLTFFAFFVKAVAQALKEFPQVNSMWADDKIIQKKDINISIAVATEDALYVPVIKHADEKTIKGIAREITELANKVRTGKLTSADMSGGTFTVNNTGSFGSVQSMGIINHPQAAILQVESIVKRPVVMDHGMIAVRDMVNLCLSLDHRVLDGLICGRFLARVKEILEHIDENTSVY
- the bfmBAB gene encoding 3-methyl-2-oxobutanoate dehydrogenase subunit beta, giving the protein MAVMSYIDAVTLALKEEMERDSRVFVLGEDVGKKGGVFKATAGLYDQFGEERVMDTPLAESAIAGVGIGAAMYGMRPVAEMQFADFIMPAVNQIISEAAKIRYRSNNDWNCPIVIRAPYGGGVHGALYHSQSVEAVFANQPGLKIVMPSTPYDVKGLLKAAIRDEDPVLFFEHKRAYRLIKGEVPDDDYVLPIGKADVKREGDDITVITYGLCVHFALQAAERLEKDGISAHILDLRTVYPLDKEAIIEAASKTGKVLLITEDTKEGSVMSEVAAIISEHCLFDLDAPIKRLAGPDVPAMPYAPTMEKYFMVNPDKAEAAMRELAEF
- a CDS encoding BrxA/BrxB family bacilliredoxin, with the translated sequence MNMDFNLFMNDVVRQARQEITAAGYQELKSAEEVDEALTKKGTTLVMVNSVCGCAGGIARPAAYHAVHYDKRPDQLVTVFAGQDKEATARAREYFEGYPPSSPSFALLKDGKIVKMVERHEIEGYEPMAVITKLQGLFEEYCEEV
- a CDS encoding transporter substrate-binding domain-containing protein, translating into MKKWMLLLVTACITLALAACGTSSSEDKKTLVMGTSADYPPFESKDGDKIVGFDVDLAKALAKKTGHEIEVKDMDFNGLVTALKTNKVDIVLSGMTPTPKRKKQVDFSKVYYTAHNMIVTKKSSGIKSLDDLKGKTVGVQLGSIQEEKAKELTSDYNLKVENRNRISDLTEEIKAGRFDAAIIEDIVAEKYIDKNEELVGYNLPKEPDEKAGSAIAFKKGSDLTEKFNKALEEMEKSGELDKLKEKWFGGETKK
- the lpdA gene encoding dihydrolipoyl dehydrogenase, which codes for MATEYDLVILGGGTGGYVAAIRASQLGLKTAVVEKGKLGGTCLHKGCIPSKALLRSAEVYRTAQKAEEFGVVIPETELRFSQVQTRKQRIIDQLYNGVKHLMKKGKIDVYEGIGRILGPSIFSPMPGTVSVEMANGEENEMLVPKNVIIATGSRPRSLSGLEPDGERIMTSDEALELERLPESILIVGGGVIGIEWASMLSDFGVDVTVLEYAERILPTEDADVSKEMQTLLTKKGIKIVTGAKVLPDTLEKGESVTIQAEKGGDTQHFAAEKMLLSVGRQANVEGIGLENTDIQVENGFIATNSMYQTKESHIYAIGDVIGGLQLAHAASHEGITAVEHIAGNQPHAIDYSLVSKCIYSSPEAASVGLTEEEAKAAGRKIKIGKFPFQAVGKALVYGESAGFVKIVADEDTDDILGVHMIGPHVTDMIAEAGLAKVLDATPWEVGQTIHPHPTLSEAIGEAALGVDGKAIHF
- the buk gene encoding butyrate kinase — protein: MQIQEKRILVINPGSTSTKIGVFHDDRSIFEKSIRHDEEELKQFETIIDQYAFRKQAVLETLHEQGINISKLNAVCARGGLLRPIEGGTYEVNAAMIEDLKNGYAGEHASNLGGIIAREIADGLNIPAFIVDPVVVDEMSPVAKISGTPAIERRSIFHALNQKAVARKAAWQFGKRYEDMKMIITHMGGGITTGVHYNGRVIDVNNGLHGEGPLSPERAGTIPAGDLIDMCFSGEYTRDELMKMLVGGGGLAGYLGTTDAVKVEKMIKEGDRKAALIYEAMAYQIAKEIGAASAILKGEVDVIILTGGLAYGKSFVASIRKYIDWISDVVVLPGENELQALAEGAFRVLNGEEKAKQYPNQRRESHGN
- a CDS encoding YegS/Rv2252/BmrU family lipid kinase translates to MDRRKALLIYNGNAGQKNVEKTLGTAVPILSQAIDELIVKQTRQKHDAFRFCRHISEDIEQIYILGGDGTVHECINGLSPLAVKPEIGILPGGTCNDFSRALQIPQNIGQAAETLVNGHTVAVDVLKTESHYCLNFWGIGLITEASSRINQTEKALLGRLSYFTSALRTISGLKPFPFKMSIDGENLTDEAVMIMVLNGHFIGTSRIPLQGASICDGKAEILVCRNTNLAALKELFSMEEPELEPFKGELSYYQGKSIKVETAAEMDADTDGEICTKAPASIDVLKGHLRMLAPANREKS